Proteins from a single region of Bdellovibrio svalbardensis:
- a CDS encoding TIGR02147 family protein, with the protein MSVSVDILRQAFEGKKLKNPRYSLRAFAKHLEIGSGRLSEFMNGQRQITESVARKISERLNLNEEEREIFLDAVRVEEQGEVYGKILQEEEFKFLMDPHYVALLSLIETKGFDHKTSTAANRLGISEIQAKEAIETLRKLSLLEVKSGKLCAKSRKTQTITEIPSEVLREGHKRRLKVVEKAIDEVPLALRDSSAMILAIDPKKLPEAKEKLKKMRRRFADYLETGTRSEVYMLAVHLVPMTK; encoded by the coding sequence ATGTCAGTCTCTGTAGATATTTTGCGTCAGGCTTTTGAAGGGAAGAAATTAAAAAATCCCCGCTATTCACTTCGGGCTTTTGCCAAGCATCTTGAAATTGGCAGCGGCCGGCTGTCTGAATTTATGAATGGCCAAAGACAGATCACTGAAAGCGTGGCCCGTAAAATTTCTGAAAGACTCAATCTGAATGAGGAAGAGCGTGAAATATTTTTGGACGCTGTTCGCGTGGAAGAGCAGGGTGAAGTCTATGGGAAGATCCTGCAAGAGGAAGAGTTTAAATTTTTAATGGATCCTCATTACGTGGCGTTGCTTTCGTTGATTGAAACGAAAGGCTTTGATCACAAGACCTCAACCGCAGCGAATCGCCTGGGAATTTCGGAAATACAAGCCAAAGAGGCTATTGAGACATTGCGAAAGTTGAGCTTGCTTGAAGTGAAATCTGGAAAGCTGTGTGCCAAGAGTCGTAAAACTCAAACAATCACAGAGATCCCTTCTGAGGTGCTGCGTGAAGGGCATAAGCGTCGCTTAAAAGTGGTGGAGAAGGCCATTGATGAAGTGCCGCTGGCCCTGCGTGACTCATCGGCGATGATCCTGGCTATCGATCCTAAGAAGTTGCCAGAGGCCAAAGAAAAGCTAAAAAAAATGCGCCGCCGATTTGCTGACTATCTAGAGACAGGAACTCGCTCCGAGGTTTATATGCTCGCAGTTCATCTCGTCCCGATGACGAAATAA
- a CDS encoding phospholipase D-like domain-containing protein, with protein MRSRVLVLSALFVFTLRAHGAEVVSDDILSITPQNGHSLFNDSIDQAKTSIDMMMYHLSDLETTQHLLAAQQRGVQVRLILDAKAMGTPSSTAIFNQLTASGVSVRASTPAFSISHAKAASFDNSWTLVTSINLTRTAPFTRDFGIKTTDSEVTAEFEKVFAADWENAQNKTGNTPELTVAKLAWSPLNSLDKILALIKKSQKSIYLEVENLGDKDVLSALEEKAQAGIQVVVVVPACVEGGGARNLPFMKELSSAGVDARLSVPPYNGQNPYIHAKSMVVDNQEFYVGSENFSYNSLTAARELGIIEANQKLSNTIQSTMLQDAQLATPVAQLVTTFSCASAQFATQITEPQTGSH; from the coding sequence ATGAGATCTCGAGTTCTTGTTCTCTCTGCCCTTTTTGTTTTCACTCTGCGTGCGCATGGGGCCGAGGTCGTCTCTGACGATATTCTTTCGATCACTCCGCAAAATGGTCACAGTCTTTTTAATGACAGTATCGATCAGGCGAAAACCTCTATTGATATGATGATGTATCATCTCTCGGATCTTGAGACGACACAGCATCTGTTGGCGGCGCAACAGCGTGGAGTTCAAGTTCGCTTGATACTGGATGCGAAAGCGATGGGTACGCCTTCTTCAACAGCAATTTTCAATCAACTGACGGCCAGTGGAGTTTCGGTTCGCGCGAGCACTCCAGCGTTCTCCATCAGTCATGCCAAGGCTGCCAGTTTTGATAACTCATGGACTCTGGTCACCTCCATCAACCTGACTCGCACGGCCCCTTTCACGCGTGATTTTGGAATTAAGACAACGGACAGCGAAGTCACGGCCGAGTTTGAAAAAGTCTTTGCTGCAGATTGGGAAAATGCACAGAACAAAACCGGGAACACTCCTGAGTTGACGGTTGCTAAGCTAGCATGGAGCCCGTTGAATTCTCTTGATAAGATTTTAGCTCTTATCAAAAAATCTCAGAAATCAATTTATTTAGAAGTAGAAAATTTGGGCGATAAAGACGTGCTCTCCGCCCTCGAGGAAAAAGCCCAGGCTGGCATCCAAGTTGTTGTGGTTGTTCCCGCTTGTGTAGAGGGAGGAGGAGCTCGCAATCTTCCTTTTATGAAAGAGCTTTCTTCCGCGGGCGTGGATGCACGACTTTCAGTTCCACCCTATAACGGACAAAATCCTTATATCCACGCGAAGTCGATGGTCGTCGACAATCAAGAGTTCTATGTGGGCTCTGAAAACTTCAGCTACAACAGTCTGACAGCTGCACGAGAGCTAGGAATCATTGAGGCTAACCAGAAGCTCAGTAACACTATTCAGTCCACCATGCTTCAAGACGCTCAACTGGCGACTCCAGTCGCGCAATTGGTGACGACTTTCTCCTGCGCTTCTGCTCAATTCGCCACGCAAATCACAGAACCGCAGACTGGAAGTCACTAA
- the prpB gene encoding methylisocitrate lyase — MLFPEITPAQKRANFRAALKSGKLLQMPGSWSPLASMAIEKAGFDGVYISGSVLSNDLGYPDIGLTSLTEVAQRGRQIARTTKLPTIIDIDTGFGEPMSATRTVQEMIEMGLAGCHIEDQINPKRCGHLDGKSLVSRDEASRKVAAAAKGKKLDENFLLIARTDARASEGLDAAIDRAKAYIDAGADCIFTEALENEKEFETFRKAVSVPLLANMTEFGKGRLFTYEELSNLGYNIVIYPVTTFRLAMGATVEGLAEIKAKGTQEGLLGKMQTRKDLYALTRYDEYNSFDQNIFNFTLK, encoded by the coding sequence ATGTTGTTTCCTGAAATTACTCCTGCACAGAAACGTGCTAACTTTAGAGCGGCTTTGAAATCTGGGAAGCTTCTTCAGATGCCGGGGTCTTGGTCTCCGCTAGCTTCAATGGCTATTGAGAAAGCGGGATTTGATGGGGTTTATATCTCTGGATCTGTGCTTTCCAATGATCTTGGCTATCCTGACATTGGTTTGACTTCGTTGACTGAGGTGGCTCAGCGTGGACGTCAAATTGCTCGCACGACGAAACTTCCTACTATCATTGATATCGACACTGGTTTTGGCGAACCGATGAGCGCGACTCGAACGGTTCAAGAGATGATTGAGATGGGGCTTGCGGGTTGCCATATTGAAGATCAAATCAATCCGAAACGTTGTGGTCATCTTGATGGTAAAAGCCTTGTGTCTCGCGACGAAGCCTCACGCAAAGTGGCGGCGGCAGCCAAGGGTAAAAAATTGGATGAGAACTTCCTTTTGATTGCTCGTACTGATGCTCGTGCTTCTGAGGGTTTGGATGCGGCGATTGATCGTGCAAAAGCTTATATCGATGCGGGTGCAGATTGCATCTTCACGGAAGCTCTTGAGAATGAAAAAGAATTTGAAACATTCCGTAAAGCTGTTTCTGTTCCCCTTCTGGCGAATATGACTGAGTTCGGAAAAGGTCGCTTGTTCACTTACGAAGAGCTTTCAAACTTGGGTTACAACATTGTGATCTATCCCGTGACGACTTTCCGTCTGGCGATGGGTGCAACTGTTGAGGGTTTGGCGGAAATTAAAGCCAAGGGGACTCAAGAAGGTTTGCTTGGGAAAATGCAAACTCGCAAAGATTTGTATGCACTCACTCGTTATGATGAATACAACAGCTTTGACCAAAACATTTTCAACTTTACTTTAAAGTAA
- a CDS encoding MmgE/PrpD family protein, with the protein MKKHTVRVYPSKEKLDRKDQLAWKLAEISSDNAPIKADVVDMVINRIIDNASVAIAAANRRPVASARAMAIAHPRNSGATVFGMPNDQKFDCEWAAWANGTAVRELDFHDTFLAADYSHPGDNIPAILAVAQQMNKNGKELLKGIVTGYEIHVDLVKGICLHEYKKDHIAHLCPAQAGGIGTLLGLPTETIFQAIQQAVHVSFTTRQSRKGEISSWKAYAPAHAGKLAIEAVDRVMRGEGAPSPIYEGEDSVIAYMLSGKNGKYEVPLPEVGEEKRAILETYTKEHSAEYQSQALIDLAARMKTKIANFDDITNIVIHTSHHTHYVIGTGANDPQKMDPNASRETLDHSIMYIFAVALQDGTWHHVNSYAPERAKRADTVALWHKISTQEDPAWTAAYHDQDPDKKRFGGRVEITFKDGTKLVDELGVANAHPAGAKPFKRADYIRKFDTLTDGIITKEERNRFISLVENLENLTADEVKQLNVQIPIDKLVNNKRDTKGIF; encoded by the coding sequence ATGAAGAAACACACAGTACGTGTTTATCCATCTAAAGAGAAACTAGATCGCAAAGATCAACTTGCTTGGAAACTTGCAGAAATCTCTTCTGACAATGCTCCGATCAAAGCTGATGTTGTAGATATGGTTATCAATCGTATCATCGACAATGCTTCTGTTGCGATTGCAGCAGCAAATCGTCGTCCTGTGGCTTCGGCTCGTGCGATGGCAATTGCTCATCCGCGCAACTCTGGTGCGACTGTTTTCGGTATGCCGAACGATCAAAAATTTGATTGTGAATGGGCAGCTTGGGCGAACGGAACGGCCGTTCGTGAGTTGGATTTCCATGATACTTTCTTGGCAGCTGACTACTCTCACCCTGGTGACAACATCCCTGCAATCTTGGCTGTTGCACAGCAAATGAATAAAAACGGTAAAGAGCTTTTGAAAGGTATCGTGACTGGTTACGAGATCCACGTTGATCTAGTAAAAGGCATCTGCTTGCATGAGTACAAAAAAGACCATATCGCTCACCTGTGCCCGGCTCAAGCTGGTGGTATCGGAACTTTGTTGGGTCTTCCGACTGAAACTATCTTCCAGGCGATTCAACAAGCGGTTCACGTGTCTTTCACGACTCGTCAATCTCGTAAAGGTGAAATCTCTTCTTGGAAAGCATACGCTCCTGCACATGCTGGTAAACTAGCTATTGAAGCGGTTGACCGTGTTATGCGTGGTGAAGGTGCTCCATCTCCTATTTATGAAGGTGAAGACTCTGTGATCGCTTACATGCTTTCTGGTAAAAATGGAAAATACGAAGTTCCACTTCCAGAAGTTGGCGAAGAAAAACGCGCGATCCTTGAAACATACACAAAAGAGCACTCTGCTGAATATCAATCACAAGCATTGATCGACTTGGCAGCTCGTATGAAAACTAAGATTGCAAACTTCGATGACATCACAAACATCGTGATCCACACGTCTCACCACACTCACTATGTTATCGGTACTGGTGCAAACGATCCGCAAAAAATGGATCCAAATGCATCTCGCGAAACTCTTGATCACTCGATCATGTACATCTTCGCAGTAGCCCTTCAAGACGGAACTTGGCACCATGTGAACTCATACGCTCCAGAGCGTGCGAAACGTGCTGACACTGTGGCTTTGTGGCACAAAATTTCAACTCAAGAAGATCCAGCTTGGACAGCGGCTTACCACGATCAAGACCCAGACAAAAAACGTTTCGGTGGTCGTGTTGAAATCACTTTCAAAGACGGAACTAAATTGGTTGATGAATTGGGCGTAGCAAACGCGCATCCAGCAGGAGCAAAACCATTCAAACGTGCTGACTACATCCGCAAGTTTGATACTTTGACTGATGGAATCATCACTAAAGAAGAACGCAACCGTTTCATCTCTTTGGTTGAGAACCTTGAGAACTTGACTGCTGATGAAGTGAAACAATTGAACGTACAAATTCCTATCGACAAACTTGTGAACAACAAGCGCGATACAAAAGGGATCTTCTAG
- a CDS encoding DOMON-like domain-containing protein, translating to MNLLKPFAENPLTRSISIETTSQKTTPTELILEFTIRGDIGQVCFAESSLVAARRDELWKHTCLECFFSTGLEESAPYFEVNCAPSGDWNAYAFSSYRQGMTPSQNLGVKLTHRESSENEAFFRISVSGDDLLHARHLGMTAVIEFTDGTRSFFALAHPGPQADFHLKKSFSISL from the coding sequence ATGAATTTGCTGAAGCCCTTTGCCGAAAATCCACTCACGCGCTCCATCAGTATCGAGACGACAAGTCAAAAGACGACTCCGACCGAGCTGATTTTGGAATTCACAATTCGTGGTGACATTGGCCAAGTTTGCTTCGCAGAAAGTTCGCTGGTTGCAGCCCGCCGTGATGAACTTTGGAAGCACACTTGTCTGGAGTGCTTTTTTTCCACAGGTCTCGAAGAGTCTGCCCCCTATTTTGAGGTCAACTGCGCTCCGAGCGGCGACTGGAATGCCTACGCTTTCAGCAGCTACCGTCAAGGCATGACTCCCTCGCAAAATTTAGGCGTCAAACTGACCCACCGTGAGAGTTCAGAAAATGAGGCTTTTTTCCGAATATCCGTGAGCGGAGACGATTTGCTCCACGCTCGCCACTTGGGAATGACCGCCGTGATCGAATTTACCGATGGAACGCGCAGCTTTTTCGCCCTCGCCCACCCTGGCCCTCAGGCTGATTTCCATTTGAAAAAATCATTCTCAATTTCGCTCTGA
- a CDS encoding acyl-[acyl-carrier-protein] thioesterase produces the protein MSQEIKKLWSERFKITSLLVNPMGRLGLYGVLNLIQETAWMHAETLGFGIKDMEQQGLFWVLTRQTLQMSSWPAIGQHICVETWLRPPDGAFVSREFFLKDDNGEIIGRCSTSWLALDRRTKKILPSQDLRPWEQICLDQSNGLITEKIPVQGAYESLAKFRVRNSDLDTNQHVNNTKYAQWILDSIHYDLHKSLALKSYSVNFLAETHLGDKVKVERSCSAPSVDEVSAGITTYRGARLEDDKILFTARLEWEKIKA, from the coding sequence ATGTCTCAAGAAATTAAAAAACTCTGGTCTGAACGTTTCAAAATCACAAGCCTCTTAGTGAATCCCATGGGACGACTTGGACTCTATGGCGTCTTGAATCTGATTCAAGAAACCGCGTGGATGCATGCAGAGACTTTAGGTTTCGGGATTAAGGACATGGAACAGCAAGGTCTTTTCTGGGTCCTCACTCGACAAACTTTGCAAATGAGCTCTTGGCCAGCGATCGGTCAACATATCTGTGTTGAGACATGGCTTCGCCCCCCTGATGGGGCTTTTGTTTCGCGTGAGTTTTTTCTTAAAGATGACAACGGTGAAATCATCGGACGCTGTTCAACCAGTTGGTTGGCCTTGGATCGCCGTACAAAAAAGATTTTACCATCTCAAGATCTTCGCCCTTGGGAGCAAATCTGTCTTGATCAAAGCAATGGCCTGATCACTGAGAAAATCCCCGTTCAAGGAGCCTACGAGAGCTTGGCAAAATTCAGAGTGCGCAACTCCGACCTCGATACCAACCAACATGTGAACAACACCAAATATGCACAGTGGATTTTGGACTCAATTCATTATGATCTGCATAAGTCGCTCGCTCTGAAGAGCTACTCTGTCAATTTCCTGGCAGAGACTCACCTGGGCGATAAAGTAAAAGTTGAACGCTCCTGCTCGGCTCCTTCCGTAGACGAGGTTTCGGCCGGCATTACGACTTATCGTGGCGCCAGATTAGAAGATGATAAGATTCTTTTTACAGCACGCCTTGAATGGGAGAAGATAAAAGCATGA
- a CDS encoding helix-turn-helix domain-containing protein, with protein MKQKNMLADFLKQKRVAAGLSQRDVADKLGYSTPQFISNWERGVSHPPINALKRLGELYKVSAEDLFEVTLSATIQEVTQDLRRKFATSKAR; from the coding sequence ATGAAACAAAAAAATATGCTAGCAGATTTCTTGAAACAAAAACGTGTAGCGGCAGGCCTTTCACAAAGAGATGTTGCAGATAAATTGGGTTATTCAACTCCGCAGTTTATTTCTAATTGGGAACGTGGTGTGTCTCACCCACCAATCAACGCTTTGAAACGTTTGGGCGAACTTTATAAAGTATCTGCAGAAGATCTTTTTGAAGTGACACTCAGTGCGACTATCCAAGAGGTGACTCAGGATTTACGCAGAAAATTTGCTACAAGCAAAGCACGCTAA